The window GGATGTGTACTGGGGGTGTGGCAATGGCGATAAATGTCATTGCCTGGATGGTTTTGCAGGTCCCGGTTGTCGGAATTTTAATGGCGTTAATTGTGTTGGTCATTGGGCATACCTACAATATTGCGGTTAATGTTTTAGGGGCGTTTGTACATTCGCTCCGGTTGCAGTATGTAGAGTTCTTTCCCCGGTTTTATACCGGGGGTGGAGAACCTTTTGTGCCTTTTAAAGAGGTGCATCAATTTGTTGTATGGAAATCATAAGGAGGCAAAATGGTTGACCCGTTAGGTCTGGCAATGGCATTATTAGGTTGCGTCGTTGCGGTTTTACCAGCCGGTATCGGTTCCGCAATGGGTATTAGGCTGGTTGCTGAGGTGGCTAATGGTGTAATGGCGGAAGACCCCAAGAAGTTCGGCAATCTTTTTATTCTTGTGGCTCTTCCGGGCACACAGGGATTTTACGGATTCTTGGGTGCCTTTCTGGCAATGATGAAACTGGGCGTACTCGGGCAGTTGGTACCGATTACGTTGGGTCAGGGGCTCCAGATGTTTGCTGCCTGTTTACCGGTTGGCATTGCGGGCTGGCTTACGGCAATCTGGCAGGGTAAGGTGTGCGCCGCAGGGGCAGAATTGGTGGCGAAGCGTCCCGCAGAATCGACTAAAGCAGTGATTTTTGGGGCGCTCGTTGAGACCTACGCAGTGCTTGGGTTGCTGGCAACGATATTTTTGCAGATGGGTGTTAAGCTGGGTTAACCTGTGGGAACCACTGAACTTATTGAGAAGATATACACAGATGCCCGCGCGAAGGTGGCAGCGATTCAAGAGGATAAGAAACGCAAATTGGCTGAAATTGACCAGCGCACTCAGCTGACAATTGATAGACTGAAAAGGGAGAGTACAGAACGTCTTGAAGAGAGGATCCGAGCAATCCACGACCGGGCTCGAAGTCAAGCCCAACTGGAGGGCAGAAAGGTTATTCTTAAAGCAAAATGGCAGGTGATTGACACAGTTCTGGAAGAGGCAAAAAAGGCGATTTTAAGCAGTCCAGACTATCCGAAGATAATCGAGATGCTGGTGAAAAAGTATGCTCCAACTCAGGCATCAGTTCATCTGTCAGCCGAAGACAGCAAACGATGGGATAAAATCGCAGGAATTAAAATCGGTGAACCGGTACCAATCACCGGCGGAGTGATTATTAGATCGGCTGCTGCCGGGCGTCTCACCGGCAAAGAAGAAATCGACCTCTCCCTTGATACAGTTTTAAGTCAGGTACGCGAAGAGTTGAGTACTGAACTTGCCGCAATTCTTTTTACGCCCGAAGGGAAACAGCACGAGTCTAAAGGGCAAAGGTAATACAAGAGACAAAGTGCGCTGTCTTGTAACCGGGGCTCGTGGGCTTCTGGGAAAGTATTTGGTTAGACACCTGCAACTTCAGAAGAGCGAAGTTGTTCAATGGAATTTGCCCGAAAACGATATAACCGCCGTGGAACGGGTTATCAATGGAGTACACTCAGTGGCACCTGATGTAATATTTCATCTTGCAGCCTGGACCGATGTCGATGGGTGTGAGGAAAATCCGGCTCGGGCGATGGCGGTTAATTTTCAGGGAACCTGGGCAGTGGCGCTGGGTGCAGCGGAAATAGACGCCAAATTGATTTACATCTCCACTGATTATGTGTTTGATGGCAAATCGCACCGGCCCTATCGGGAATCGGACCGCCCGAATCCGTTGTCGGTTTACGGTCGCTCAAAGATGATGGGCGAACAGGCGGTGATGCGAAACAGCCGTAAATGGTTTATCGTGCGCACAAGCTGGCTTTTTGGGAAGGGGGGTAAAAATTTTGTTGATATCATCTTGCAGAAGTGTGCGGTCGAATCGAGTATAAAAGTTGTTTCGGACCAGGTCGGTTCTCCGACCTACGCTTTTGACCTGTGCGAGCCGCTGTTTGAACTTGCCCGGAGCGACTATTACGGTATTTACCATCTGACAAACTCAGGTTTCTGTTCGTGGTTTGATTTTGCCCAGGAGATTGTTCGCCTTTCGGGAAGAAGTTGCCAAATAATTCCGACTACTACCGCAGAAAGTGGGCGCCGGGCACTTCGTCCCGCCTTTTCCGTGCTGGAAAACAGGAATTTTCGTCGTAGGTTCGGCAGAGTTTTAAGACCGTGGCAGGAGGCGTTAAAGGAGTATTTAAATGAAATATCGACAGCCCAAATTAGCGGTTGATTGCATTATTCTTCAGGGAAAACGAATAGTGCTGATTGAGCGGTTAAATGAGCCTAAGGGTTGGGCACTTCCTGGTGGCTTTGTGAATTACGGAGAAACGGTGGAAGAGGCGGTGCGCCGGGAGATAAAAGAAGAAACCGGTCTGTCTCTGTCCGGGTTACGCCAGTTCCGGGTGTACTCGGCACCAAACCGGGACCCCCGTGGTCACTGCGTCTCGGTAGTATTTGTTGCTCGCGGACACGGTCAATTAAAGGCCGGGGATGATGCCAGGGCATTTAAGCTGGTTGAGTTGTCCAAAGCAACAAGGGAAAAACTGGTGTTTGACCACAGAAAAATTATTGCCGATTACTTAAAAACGGTACGGTCAAAGACCGTCAAGAGGGATAAGCGTTAAGTTGTATTGCCCATTTTGCCAAAGCTTCTCGGCGCGTTCGGTCATCGGCGGGTAAGGTCAACGGTCTGCCGCGGGCGTCAATAATCACTCCGGAAATGCCACCTTCAACCCGTGATTCGTACGTCTTTCCGGAACCGGCTCCAACATCAAATCCTCGTTCCGGTGTAATAATCGCCCGTGCCGTTTCTCCAACCGGCAGCGGTAGGCACTTTATATCGCCAAAGTTAACCCGGGCTTCCATTTCCTCGCCGTTCGCTTTTACAATTTTTACATACACACAGGGTTTTCCTTCTTTACCCTGCCCGGCAGGTGCAATGCTGGTGCCAAGATGAATCAGGCAGTCCTTTTCGAACACCTCCTGGGCCGCTTCGGGGTGAACTTCAGTCAAAACGCCAAGGTGGGGCATCATGAATATGGAATCGACGGTAAGTCGGGTTACTCCTTCAGGCTGGAAGGCGTCAAGAAGCATCATTGCGGCTTGCGCCCGGCGCGGCGCATGGGAAAGCGCACCACCAGAACCGACAACAAGATTTAATTCCATCATATTTACGAGGGTTTCGCCCGTCCTGGCTTGCGCAAAGGCGTCAGATATTGTGCGTTCTTGCTGAATGCCTTTTAAGCCAACCGCCATTGACTTGTGGTGTTCCAGTGCGAGACGGAGTGCTTCCCGGGCGATTGCCTGTTCCAGTTTAAGGTCTTCAAGGGTTGAAGGGATGGTGGTAGGACGAATCATTTTGTTACGGATGCGGTTTCTAACTTCGTTCGGGGAAATTTCCAGTGGTAGCCAGCGGATGATGTTTTGTTCGCCCGCCTCAACGAGCACATTGGAAACCGAATAAGACATACCGAGGTTTGCTGAAACGGTACGATTGAAGATGCCTTGAAATACGCTGAAGACATCGGTTGTGGCACCGCCGATATCAACACCGAGAACAGCGATATTCTGCGTCTTCCCAATGTTTTCAATTAAGAGTCCAACCGCACCCGGTGTCGGCATAATTGGAACATCAGTCCAGTCCATTAACTTTTTATATCCTGGGGCGTGCGCCATTACATGCTCCATAAAGAGGTCGTGTATCTTGTGGCGGGCCGGTCCGAGATTTTCCCTTTCCAGAACCGGTCGGATGTTTTCAACGATTACTAAACTGGTTTTATCTTTTAGTGTTTTCAAAACCAGTTCCCGGGCATCACGGTTTCCGGCGTATATCACCGGCAGGTTGTAGCCGATGCCGAAGCGCGGTTTGGGGTCCGCGGCGGCAATTAGTTCTGCCAGTTCAACGACATGAGAAATTGTCCCGCCATCGACGCCACCAGACAAAAGAATCATATCAGGCCGGAGGGTCCGGATGCGCTCAATTTTTTCGTGGGGTAGTCGTCCATCGTTGGAGGCGATGACATCCATTACAATGGCACCTGCACCGAGTGCCGCCCGGGCAGCACTTTCGCCGGTCATCGTTAAAACAACCCCGGCGACCATCATTTGCAACCCGCCACCTGCGGAGGAGGTGGAGATATAAATGTCGGTGCCCTCTTTTTCACTTGATTTAGGCTTATAAATCTCATCGCCCCGGACAAGTTTGACGCCGGACAGTTCTTCGACCTCCATTACAGAATTGAGTACCCCTTTGGTTACATCTTCAAAAGGTGCTTCAACAGTAGTCGGGGCTTCGCCTCGGGTGATGAGCCGATATTCGGCGCCGCGTTTTTCGATAAGAATTGCTTTGGTGGTTGTTGAACCACAGTCAGTAGCAAGGATTCGGGTTATTTTTTCCTTTTCAAATTTTGGTTTGTTCATAATTTACTCTCTTTTGCCGAAGGTTGTTTTTCGTTCTTAGTGCCTTGGGAACGGTTTTCTTCCAGGGATTCAATTGTCTGGATGAGCAGTTCGATATTCTCTCTTTCTTCCAGTATGGCGGCGACTTCTTCGTACTGATGAAACGGGAAGATTGCGGTTATTATCGGTTGAAAGAAAACCATTAATTGAGAGCCAACAAAGGAAAGCGGTTTAACCGATTCAAGCAGGACAATAGCAATAGGTGTAAGTCGCAAGTTGACCGTTTTTTGGGCAATTTTGTTGATTATTTCGGCTCGTCTTTCCGGTTTGATATCAGTGGAGAACATCAGTCCTGAAAGTTAACGTCTAATTGCCGTGAGGCTTTGGCTTCGTCCAAGCGTCGTACCGGAGTGTTCCAGGGGGCATTGGTCAGATTTTCCGGTTTGGTCTGGGCTTCAAGGGCGATTGCCTTCATTGCGGCAATGAATTCGTCTAAAGACTCAATTGATTCCGTCTCAGTGGGTTCAATCATCAAAGCCTCAGGAACAATCAGCGGGAAATAGACGGTTGGTGCATGGAGCCCGTAGTCAAGTAAACGTTTTGCGACATCAAGGGTTCTGACACCGAACTGTTTAAGATTTGTTCCTGAGAATACGACTTCGTGTAACGATCGCTGGGGATAGGGAAGGTCATAAACACCTTCTAACTCTTTACGAATGTAATTGGCATTAAGAACAGCACATTCGGCTACATTTTTCAACCCTGCGGCGCCCAGCATTCTGATGTAGGTGTAGGCTTTGACAAGTACGGCGAACTGTCCCTGAAAGGCAAGAACCCGACCGATGGAATCAGGTCGGTCGTAATCAAGGATGTATTTTCCATCCCGAAACTGGATTACCGGTTTTGGCAGGAATGGTTCGAGGTGTTTTTTTACAGCGACCGGGCCCGAACCAGGACCACCACCGCCGTGCGGGGTTGAAAATGTTTTGTGAAGGTTGATGTGCATTACATCAAATCCGGCATCACCGGGGCGATGGATACCAACATAGGCATTGAGGTTAGCGCCATCGAGGTAAACCAGCGAGCCGGAGCGATGCATAATTTCACAAATCTCTT is drawn from candidate division WOR-3 bacterium and contains these coding sequences:
- a CDS encoding V-type ATP synthase subunit K; translated protein: MVDPLGLAMALLGCVVAVLPAGIGSAMGIRLVAEVANGVMAEDPKKFGNLFILVALPGTQGFYGFLGAFLAMMKLGVLGQLVPITLGQGLQMFAACLPVGIAGWLTAIWQGKVCAAGAELVAKRPAESTKAVIFGALVETYAVLGLLATIFLQMGVKLG
- a CDS encoding V-type ATP synthase subunit E, with protein sequence MGTTELIEKIYTDARAKVAAIQEDKKRKLAEIDQRTQLTIDRLKRESTERLEERIRAIHDRARSQAQLEGRKVILKAKWQVIDTVLEEAKKAILSSPDYPKIIEMLVKKYAPTQASVHLSAEDSKRWDKIAGIKIGEPVPITGGVIIRSAAAGRLTGKEEIDLSLDTVLSQVREELSTELAAILFTPEGKQHESKGQR
- the rfbD gene encoding dTDP-4-dehydrorhamnose reductase; this translates as MRCLVTGARGLLGKYLVRHLQLQKSEVVQWNLPENDITAVERVINGVHSVAPDVIFHLAAWTDVDGCEENPARAMAVNFQGTWAVALGAAEIDAKLIYISTDYVFDGKSHRPYRESDRPNPLSVYGRSKMMGEQAVMRNSRKWFIVRTSWLFGKGGKNFVDIILQKCAVESSIKVVSDQVGSPTYAFDLCEPLFELARSDYYGIYHLTNSGFCSWFDFAQEIVRLSGRSCQIIPTTTAESGRRALRPAFSVLENRNFRRRFGRVLRPWQEALKEYLNEISTAQISG
- a CDS encoding NUDIX hydrolase; translated protein: MKYRQPKLAVDCIILQGKRIVLIERLNEPKGWALPGGFVNYGETVEEAVRREIKEETGLSLSGLRQFRVYSAPNRDPRGHCVSVVFVARGHGQLKAGDDARAFKLVELSKATREKLVFDHRKIIADYLKTVRSKTVKRDKR
- a CDS encoding glutamate mutase L — encoded protein: MNKPKFEKEKITRILATDCGSTTTKAILIEKRGAEYRLITRGEAPTTVEAPFEDVTKGVLNSVMEVEELSGVKLVRGDEIYKPKSSEKEGTDIYISTSSAGGGLQMMVAGVVLTMTGESAARAALGAGAIVMDVIASNDGRLPHEKIERIRTLRPDMILLSGGVDGGTISHVVELAELIAAADPKPRFGIGYNLPVIYAGNRDARELVLKTLKDKTSLVIVENIRPVLERENLGPARHKIHDLFMEHVMAHAPGYKKLMDWTDVPIMPTPGAVGLLIENIGKTQNIAVLGVDIGGATTDVFSVFQGIFNRTVSANLGMSYSVSNVLVEAGEQNIIRWLPLEISPNEVRNRIRNKMIRPTTIPSTLEDLKLEQAIAREALRLALEHHKSMAVGLKGIQQERTISDAFAQARTGETLVNMMELNLVVGSGGALSHAPRRAQAAMMLLDAFQPEGVTRLTVDSIFMMPHLGVLTEVHPEAAQEVFEKDCLIHLGTSIAPAGQGKEGKPCVYVKIVKANGEEMEARVNFGDIKCLPLPVGETARAIITPERGFDVGAGSGKTYESRVEGGISGVIIDARGRPLTLPADDRTRREALAKWAIQLNAYPS
- the gcvPB gene encoding aminomethyl-transferring glycine dehydrogenase subunit GcvPB, with protein sequence MINEKLLFAYSKRGRRAWSLPELDVPEVELADLFGTDYRADNRLPEIAEVDLIRHFTRLSILNHHVDKGFYPLGSCTMKYNPKVNEQTARFPGFTSLHPHENESLVQGALQLMFELGEYLKELTGFDAITLEPAAGAQGELTGILMVRKYFEKKGENRTVVLIPDSAHGTNPASVTLSGFQAVQIKSTPEGLIDIAELQRACSDCVACLMVTNPNTLGMFEKDIKEICEIMHRSGSLVYLDGANLNAYVGIHRPGDAGFDVMHINLHKTFSTPHGGGGPGSGPVAVKKHLEPFLPKPVIQFRDGKYILDYDRPDSIGRVLAFQGQFAVLVKAYTYIRMLGAAGLKNVAECAVLNANYIRKELEGVYDLPYPQRSLHEVVFSGTNLKQFGVRTLDVAKRLLDYGLHAPTVYFPLIVPEALMIEPTETESIESLDEFIAAMKAIALEAQTKPENLTNAPWNTPVRRLDEAKASRQLDVNFQD